The DNA sequence GCCGTAAATCTCGTCAGATGTGAGAAGAAGTTCCAGCCCGTTTTCAGGTTTATACTCAGAGATACAGTTGTGGTCGACACGATCGAAACTGCACGAAGGCTGATGGACAGAGGCTACAGACTGGTAACCCTGGATGGAGACATCGTGGAGAAGTCAGGGCTGATGTCTGGTGGAAGCAGTGAGAGAAGGAGTGTTCTTGTTTCGAGAGAGTTGATGGAGAAGGAAAGAGAGCTTTCTGACAGAATTTACGAACTGCAGAAGGAAAAGGAGAAACTGTTCTCGGAGCTTAACAGAGCCGAGAGTTTGAGGAGGCAGTACAGAGAAGAAGTGGACAGGTTGAATGGGTTAATTGGCGAACTGAGGAGTGCCATGAACGTTTTGAATGAAAAAATAGATGATAGCAGGAAAAGGATTGAAGAGCTGAAAGCAAAGGTTGATGAGAGGCTGGAGGAAAAAGAAAGGAGTATCGGCCTGCTTAAAGAGTACAACGATTCTCTAAAGAATATTGAAGGGGAAATAAAGGTTCTAGAGACGGAAATTCAGGAAATTGAGAAAAAGTTGAAGGGAAGTGAGATACCGAAAATCGTTGAGGAGCTTGAGAACGTAAAGGAGGAGTATCAGAGAAACAGAGAGATCCTTCTGTCAATCGAAAAGAAGATAGAGAGTCTCGAGTTCAAGAGGAATCAGCTTGAGAGTTCCCTGAACGAAAAACAGGTTTACGTGGAGGAGCTTAAGGAGAGGCAGGTTGAGATTCAAAAGCTCGTTGAAGATGGCAGGAAAAGAGTTGCCGAGATAAACGCCGAGCTTGAGACGCTGAGAAAAGAGGAGAAAGAGCTGAGCAAGGAGCTGAAAGAATTGAGAAAAGAGAGAGATGAGCTACTTAAGAAGCTAAGGGAGCTTGAGGACGAGAAAAACAGGATTGGGTTCGAGCTGCAAAGACTTGAGGACAGGATAAAGCTTCAGAAGGAGAGGCTTGCAAGTCTGGAGGATGAGATGCTCGAAATAGGCGAGGTTGAGGTCCCTGACAACCTGCCACCGGCTGAGGAGGTAAGGAAGGTTCTTGACGAAATCGATAAGGAACTTTCAACGTTTGGCGATGTTAATTTAAAGGCTATCCAGGAGTTTGAGGAGGTAAAGGCCAGAAGAGACGAGCTGGTTGAGAAGAAGATCGTTCTCGAAAAGGAGAGGGAGGATATCCTAAACAGGATCGACAAATACGAGAAGATGAAAAGGGAGATATTTTTCGAGGTATTTACAGCCATAAACAGGAATTTTGCCGAAATAATACGGGAACTGGCGAACGGAGAGGGGGAGCTATATCTGGATAGTGACGATCCATTCAACAGCGGTCTTTACATTAAGGTTAAGCCGAACAACAAGCCGGTTCAAAAGCTTGAATCTATGAGCGGGGGAGAGAAGAGTTTGGTTGCCTTAGCATTAATTTTCGCAATTCAGATGTACAAGCCCGCTCCGTTTTACGCCTTCGATGAGGTGGACATGTTTCTTGACGGCGTCAATGTCGGTAGGGTGGCGAAAATGATAAAGAAGAGATCGAAGGAGGCACAGTTCATAGTGGTCTCGCTCAGAAAACCGATGCTCGAAAATGCGGATGCGATAGTCGGAATAACTCTCGGGAGGGATAACGTATCGTTAGTGACGGGGATAAAGCTGAAAACGTCGAATTGAACCGGGAGTTTGAGGATCCGATAGAGATTCTCATTGAAATGGCTAAAAGGGGGGAGATCGACCCTTGGAACATCAATGTAGTCGATGTTACCGACAGATTTTTGAAAAGGCTTGAAACAGCAAAAAAGCTGGATCTGAGAGTTTCGGGGAGAGTTCTGCTTTATGCAGCAATTCTTGTGAGGATGAAAGCCGAGGCTATAACACTTGAAGCTCTTGGAGGCGAGGAAGAGGAAGAGTTTGACGAGTTCTACTTCATCGATGAGCCGCTGGAGTTTCCGGAGTATGAATTTGAGTATGAGGGAGAATTTGAGGACACAATTCTTGAAGTTCTGGCATCCCAGAGGAGAAGAGTTAGGAAGATAACAACTCTGAGAGACCTGATCGACGAATTGAGAAGGGCTGAGGAAGTTGAGAAGAGGAGGAGAAGGAGGAGAAGAGCTCAAAAACAGGATGTAAACATCGATGTTGCCCTGAGAGTTCCGCATGAGGAGAGTTTGGAGGAGATGATCGCAAGGGTTGAGAGGGAAGTTTTTGATATACTGAGGAAGAGGAAAGCTGTCACCCTCTTCTCTCTCGTCAGGGGATGGGATGTTTCGATGCTTGTTGACTACTACGTTTCAATACTTCATCTGGCGTTTAGGAGGAAAGTTTTAATCAATCAAGAGGAGTTCTATGGGGATGTGGAGATTAGAGAGTGGGATGAGTGAGGTGAGTTTTTGCGGTCATCTCGATAATCCAAATCCCGCTGTTCATTCTGTTACAGTTGGTTGAGAGAGGTGGTGTTTGTGTTGACGGGAAATTTCAAGTAAATTCACTCGATTGCAATTTTTCTGGAGCTAAGATATTGCAATTCTCAAAACAAAGTTCAATTTTGGATATGAAAGACTTGAGAACATCTAAGCAAAAGTTTTTGATAACTAAATTTGGTTTGTATTTTTATTCAACAGAAAGAAAAATTTAAGTATCTTAATCTGTATTAGCTAATGTCATGGAGGTGTTGTAATGAAAAAGATGGCAGGAATAGTGTTTGCCGGTTATGGCTGGAGGGTCTGAAAACACTGTAAAACCGGAAAAAGTTCTAACACCAATCTTGGTGAGAACTATCTGGGAAAACTGGCTGCACATGGATGATGATGGTGGAGTAAAATATGCCCAGTCTACACATATGCTCATCGCAGAAGAGGTTGGAAAGTATATGGGCTTAAATGGAGAGAGTTTGTCGAGATTTAAACTTGGTTCTAAACTTCCAGATGAGGAGGATTCAGATTGGTGGCCACCCGGATGTCCTGACAGATTGTGCAATCATATATACGACCCAGTAGTTACATTTGGCAGAGCTCCAAGATCATGCAATGAAAAGGTAGAAAGTGCAATCAATTACGCTCGGAATGGCAATTATTTAGATGCATATCTGGATTTAGGAAAAGCTTCTCATTACATGACGGATGTCGGTAATCCCTACCACGCAAACCGGAAACCCCTTGGAAAATAAAGCAAGACATGATTTCTATGAACTTCTTGTACGCGATAAGTGGGTAGACTGGAGTCTAAGTAACATTGCCTACAATGCACCAAAAATAACTGTAACAGATCCAGAAGAGGCTGTTAAAACGTTAGCAACAATGTCTTACTGGCACAAAGACGATCTAGACTCAGCCATAGGGGTGTACTGGATATACAACGCTCCAGTGCCATACGTGAAGGATGAAGCAAAACTGAAGCAAACAGCCCAGTTCCTAGTCAAAAAGATGGCGGGATATACAAAGGGTCTAATTGAGTATTTTGAGAACAATACATGAGGGTTCCTGATGAGTGGAGATAGGGTGTTTTATTTATTTTTTTCTGTAATTGTTATAACGGCTCTGTTTTTACTTGTCGTCGTCCCATTCGTCGAACAATTTACCGATCTTGCGTCGTACATAAGGATAGATATAAAATCAGACGATCGTTTAGACAACTTTACGCTGGTCTTTCCCGTGTAATACATACCAAGGTAAACTTCTCGAAGTTCGGCATTTGGATTTATCTTCAGGATCTGTCAAGAAATACAACATATCGGTCGTCGAAACCAAGTACGGAAAAATGTGGAAGGTAGAGGTTAGGAGGATTGATAGAAGTGTCGGGGTTCTCTTCGATCATCCTTGGCCCTTGGATCTCTTCAATGTAGAACTGCAACCCACCTTAAACAGGTTGATTACAAAAGATGAGAGGGTAGGAAGATACTACGAAAAAACAGTTAATTTAACAATCCCTATATTTGTGGAGTACGAAGAAAACGCCACCAAAGTCAGGATGAGCGTCTATATGGAATCTGGTTTGGATAGTTTTCTCGGTTTAATACCGGTGGCACCGAAGCACGATGGAGAGGTGTATTCAGGGGGCAGATACGATGAATTCACAGTGGATTCCAAAGGATGGTTAAACGTAACGGGAATTTCGAAGATCTACATTGTCTACAAATAGCCAAAATAAACAGAATCCATGGTTTGTGGGGTTCTAAAAGCTTCAAATATGAGAAATCAGACCGTATACCCCTCATCATCGCATGTGCTCAGCTAAGGTTTCTCATCACCCTCAAAGTATTTTCTCAAAGCCTCTTTAATTTTTTCCGGATCACTTGACTCAAGGCCGAAGTAAATGGCAAATTCTTCTGTAGTCGTCAGAATTGTTGATCTGCCCTTTTTCTCAGCCTTAACAAGTCCCCTTTCCACAAGCTTTTTCACGTGATCATAGCATTTGTTGCCTCTGATTCTTGCCACCTTAGCGAGTGTGATGGGTTGTTTTACCGCAATCACCGCCAGAGTCCTCAAAGTCCCTCTGTCGAATTCTCTAACCGTGAACTTCTCAACGTAGTCAGCGTACTGTGGTTTTATACGCATCAGATAGCTGTCGCCGACCTTTATAACCTCAACTGAAGTGTCCCTACTTGAATACTCCTCAATCAGCATGTTTACAGCATTCAAAACCTCATCCTTATCTTTTCCGGTAATTTTGGAGAGTTCTGTTAGCTTTACGGGTTCTGACGATGAGAACAAGATGGCTTCAACGATCTTTTTGAGTTCCATGTATCACTATTGTTCTTTGTCTGTTTTATATTTTATCCGCCGGGTTTTATCTTGCCCGGATTCAGTAAAAGTAAACTTACTGCAGAGTAAAAATTTGATATGGATCCGGTATGTCTCTACATACTTGCTCACCTTCACAGAGCGAAAGTGGACTACGCAAAGTCCATATCCAAAATGGTGGCAGTACCTCAAAAAGAAATTGAGAAGAGGTTAAACGAATTGGAAAAAGCTGGCCTCGTCCAGAAGGTGACAGGTTCGGCAATAAAAAGGAGTGAGGCAAAGTTCAAGCTGAGTTACGAAGTTCACAAGCACCATACCTACTACACTCTCACGAGAGATGGCAGCCACATTCTCAGGGACCTTAAAAACAGTCTTGAAAAATACTTCTCTGAAATATCTGGATTTAGTTTTGCCTTCACTCTCCTGACAATTCTCTACAGATCCGGATGTGAGCATGCAGGAATGCTTGCGAAACTGGTATCTGCAGATAAAAACGACGTTAAAGAGGCAATCAGAAGATTAGAAGATGCGGGTTTGATTTCGGAGTGTAAGAGCAAGATAATCAAGAGAAAGAATAGAAAGACTAAGGCTAAAAAGGAGACGAGAACTCATCACACATATTACACAACATCTCGGTTGATGGATATGATTCTGAGACATCTCAGCTGATTTTTGCACTTTCTGCCCCCCTCTATAATCGACTTAGTCTTACAAACCTCAATCTGAGCATGCCTGTTTCATCACTTCAACTCCTCAGCATACCTATCGCATTCTCACCTGTCACCGGACCATTTCCAGATAAAATTTAAAAAATTAAAGCTGCAGAGCCTTAAGCAATTCTGGAATGTTGTTCTCCTCAGCATACTTTCTTAGATCGGCATATCCCTGCATTGCTGCATCTATTGCCGCTCTGAACGCTTTCGCTCCCGCAGCAGGCCCATCGGGATGTGCATGTATCCCTCCACCCGCAGCAACCACAACATCCTTCCCGAGAGTGTTGACGAGCTTCGGCACCATAATCGGGGCTATCCCTCCAGATGGCATCGGGAAGCAGGGTTTGATATGGTAGAAGGGATACCTATGCTGTTTTGCCACTTCTATGTACTTCTCCTCCATCATTGGAGCTTTACCGTAGGGAGCAGGGTAAACAACAATATCCGCACCTGCAAGTCTCGGGAGTTTTCCCAGAATGAGTGTACTTCTAACTCCTGAGATGGGGGAAACGTAAAATGCTCCGGCAACATCCATGTGGGCCATAATAGGCACCTTTATGCTCTCATCTTCAGCCAGAACTCTCAGCACCGGAAACCCTGTAGCGAGGTAATTGACAAGCAGACAGTTTGCCCCAAGCTCTATCGCCCTCTCCGCATTTTCCAGCACCTCCGGCAAGTCTGCAGTTACGTTTACAGCGTAAAGCGTCTTTTCACCTTTTTCTTCGTTGGCTTTATCTATTGCCTCCATGAATTTGGGTACCCTCTCCTCAATCGTGTTAAAATCAGGGTTTGATAGCAGTTCATCGTCTTTGATTATATCCACTCCACCTCTCGCAACTTCATATGCGAGCTTGGCCCCCAAATCGGGGGGAGAGTAAACGTCAGGCTTGATCATGTTATTCAACAGTGGCCTGTTTTTAACACCCAGTACACCCCTCACACCTTCAATACCGAATTTTGGCCCTCCAAAACCCTTCACAAATGCTTCAGGGAACCTAAGGTCAAGCAGTTTCAGCTTGGGAGCCATGGAGATGTTGCCGACAACAGTTGAGAAAAGCATTGAAAGCCTGCTACCCATATTCCTCCACGGGAACGCAATTTGGACGATATAGTTTCTCCAGTCAACTTCTTGGGGAACCATTATCTCGTAGTCCGGAAGTTCGTACACTCCGATTACCTTAGCAACGTGTTTCTTCCTGACTTCCGGTGTCTCACCCGGCACAGGTAGCCACGTTCCGGTACTTTGTTCCAGAGCCAGAACCTGTGTGATCTCAAAAGGATTCATACCTTTCGGAAATGACATGTAGTACGTTCCGATTATGTATTCCTCCGGGTCAATACCTTCAGGTAGAGCTTCGGGGTTGGATTCGGGATGTTCGAACTTTTGAAATCTCAACCTGACTCCAAGCTGCATGACATCACCCCAGTTGCGGAAACACCTCTCTGTAGTCAATTTCCCTTCTCCCAGCTTCGTCCTCTATTTCTGTTATTAGCGGGATCCTGTCCACACCGACCGTCTGTAGAATTCTCTGTGCAAGCTGCAGGGCATCCATCGGGTCAATGCACGCTTCTGGCGGCATTACACCCTCACCGTTAACTCTGCCCATCCCCATAAGCAACGCTCCGATTGCTGCCGGGATCCCCGTTCCCTCTCCCATACCCATTCCTTTCGAGGCAAGGGAGAAATAGTACCTGACAGTCTTCCCATTCTTCTTTCCCCTTGCTGCGACGGTGACGCAGCCTACGGGCTCTGTAAGTCCGGCTTTTTTCAGTAGTTCTCCCCTCTTATGCAGAATGAATGCGACTGCAAACTCGAGGGGATCAACTTCCACATCTCCTATCTTAAGGGAAGGGGATGAGGTCATGCCGATTCTGACGAGAGTTTTGATCAATTCAGCATACTCAGGTGGGAGGACAAGGCCGAGGTTTGTCACTCTCTTGACTTTGATATATCTGGGGAGTGTTATGGTCTCGGGATGCGGATAGGCATAGACCCAATATTTTCCTATCACCGGAAACTCAAACTCCTCTTCGAGAGCCCGGCCACTTTCTTCAAAAAGTTTGACAGTTCTGAATTCTCCATCTAGGAACACGGGAATATCCATTTCCATAGAGTGAATGCGATGTTTCACAACTGCAGCTCCTTCTGTCGGCTCTCCGCCATGAGCATGGTAGATGTCTATTGCCTCAACCTCATCCAGCAGTTGCTGGGCAGCATACTTGGCCAGTAGATTTGCAAGTCCGGGTGAACTGCCCATGCCGATTACAGCCTTAACACCAATCCTCTTCGCTTCCTCATCCATTTTCAGCTGTTCAACTGTGGCATCATAATCGTCGCAGATGTCAACATAGTTAACTCCCGCTTTTATTGCCGCTTTCAGCAATTTTGGCCCGTATTCGTAGAAGGGTCCGATACAGTTCAGAACAACGTCAAAGTCCCTTATCAGCTTCACCACACCATCAACATCCGAAGCATTGCACTGGAAAACGTGTTCGTCGCCCAGATTGCACATATTTGCAGCTCTTTTTGCAGCATCGATATTTGCATCCCCGAGGTATATGTCCGAAAAAATACCCGACTTTGCAAGAATCATTGCTGCGGTGGAACCAACTGTACCGCAGCCCAAAACAACACATCTCATAACATACCTGACTTAGAATGAGATATAAAGATTATGATTATTGTCCCTGAAATATAGGTTGAGGAATATGAGGAATTGCTAATCTTTACCATCTCTTCCAGTATCTCCGCTGAGTCCTTTTTCCGCTCTTACGTATAGCTCTGCTGATCCATTCACTCCAAATTTCCTGCTGCTTATTTCACTCAATTCGGCACATTCTCGACACCTACAGGAAATCGATTTCTCCTGCAGGTAAGTTTTACGACTCTGCAAACTACCCGTACAGGTAATGACTGGTACTCCTGTCTTCAGCCCGGAAGTGTTTTCCGTCCTTGGAACCTCATTTAATCACCTGATCTCAAAATAACAGCAAAACTCCAGAGATAACGCAGAAAGAGTGCCCGAAATTCATCCATTCTCACAAAAACGATCTGAAATGCAGTATCTGATATCTCCACAGGAAACAAAGGGGGTGGAGCATTCATTTCCGAAATTTCAGAAATGAATTATCCTTAAAGATTCCTCCACCCCGTTACCGATTTTTCATTGGTGGATGGTGCAAGCAATCCGAAAATGGAGAAAATCAGTGAAGGGAAAAATATTTCCACTTTTTGCGGTAATTTAGGTTGTATGGTGTCTTGTTTGGCGGTATTGCAGCTAGTCGAGTGATTTTGAAAGTTCCACAGGAAATGAAGGGGTGGGCTGGAAAGGATACAGATTGTCTCGAACCACAGGCTCTAATTCAGTGTGGAAAATTAAAAATCGAGACCTTCGGTCAGGTAACGATAGGCTGAGGATGCGGCCACAGCTCCATCTCCACACGCTGTAACAACCTGTTTTAGCGGATTGTCGCAGCAGTCACCGGCAGCAAAAACACCTTTAATGTTTGTTCTCTGCTCTTTGTCGACCCTGATGTAACCCATGTGATCTCTCTCAACTCCAAGCTCTGCAACCACGTCTGTGGCTGGCCTCATGCCAATTGCGATAAACAGCCCGTCTGCTTCAATTTCGTATTCTTCTTTTTCCTCTCTGCTGTAAACTAGGACCTTTTCCACCTTTCCCGGGCCGATTATTTTTCTTATCGTGGTACTTGTCAGCACCTTAATCTGTCTTTTTTCAAGTTCATCGATCAGTGCCTTCTCAGCTCTGAGGGATGGTGTTCTGGAGATTACAACAACTTCGCAGCCTATATCGTGCAGATATATCGCATCTTCAATTGCTTCTTTCCCGCTTCCGTACACTATTACCTTTTTTCCTCTGAAAAAGTTTCCGTCACATGTGGCGCAGTAACTCACACCCCTCCCTATGAATGCATTTTCACCTTCAATACCCGCCTCCCTGTGTTTTCCTCCTGTAGCCACAATAATCGACCTCGCCTCGTATTCGCCACTCTCTGTTATGACCGTAAACGTGTCTCCAGTTTTTTCCACCTTTTCCACCTTTTCCATCTTCCACTCTGCTCCGGCGTTTACAGCCTGTTCCTTCATTTTTTCCAGCAGTTCCATGCCGTTACCCTCAAAACCCGGATAGTTCTCAATCTTGGCTGCCAGAGATAGCTGTGAAACCGGATCGACCGTCTCGAAGAATACTGTTTTAAGCCCATATCTTGCCGAGTAAAGAGCTGCTGTTAGTCCTGCTGGCCCTCCACCAATTATCGCAACATCGTACATATCTCAATTCTGAGCGAACGTTAATAATCTTTTTCCGGGTTTGGAAAGAAGCGATCAAAATCATTTAAGTAAATACTTGAGAATCTCGAGCTTAATCCTCTCGTTGAGCCAGATAGCGTGAGAAATCAAAAAGTTGACGATCTCATTACCGTCTCTAAGAGAACTGATCATTTTGGGGATATCGATCTCCATAGGACAGTTCTTTTTGCATCTTCTACATGAAAGGCAGAGTTTTAGCACGTCTTTACGACCGTATAACGCATCAATCAGGGCAAATCTACCACCCGTAAACTTCTTTCCGTGAACCGAATGAGATGGGCAGTTGGCAACACAGTTTCCACAGCCTAGGCAGTAGAGAACCTCTCTGAATTCTGAATTTGCGATCCTGCTCCTCCCGTTATCGATCAAAATAAGGATAACTTCCTCTGGAGAGCCAGATTTTAGAAGTTTCTTCTCTATATCAGCAGTCTTTGCAGTTCCTGATACGATCTCCACGAATGAGGGCAGTATTTCTCCTGTTGCGTAGAAACTCTGGAGTTTGGCGGCCATAATGGCGTCCTCCACAGAGGGGTACACTTTTTCTATTCCTGCCAGAATTATCCATCGCTTGGGTCTGTGCATGACTTCGAAGATGTTCCCTTCGTTATGGAGAAGAACGGCTGCACCCTCTTTGGTGATGGCGTTTGCACCTGTGATTCCAACATTGGCAATTTTAACATGCCTTTGAATATCCTCTCTTAGAAGCTCAACGATTCTTCCTGCATCAGGAGGTATCGGGAATCCGAAATACTCTGAAAGTTTCTCCGAAATCAATTTGACTGAGAGATGAACTGCTGGACCGGTCGGATGTGAAGGATGCTCGTTCAGAATCTGTATAAGCCTGTCTCCAACATCGGTTTCTACAACGTCAAAACCCAGCTTTTCAAGTTCTTCTCTCAAACCTATCTCCTTGGAAAGGTTGGATTTTGATTTTACAATAACCTTTTCACCCTCCAGAAGTTCGGAAATGATACTTAAAGCCTCAACTCTATCCTCTGCTCTCTTGACAGTAAAACCCCTTCTCTTTAGGTTTTCCACGGTTTTTTCCAGTAATTCCTCATTTCCAACGCTTTTTTCCCGTACAACCCTAATTTTTTTCGCAATCTCTTTGATTTCAGGATACTTTTCAAGATTCCTCCTCTGTCTTTCTCTCAGAATTTTAAATGCTTTGTTCATTGCTATAAGTTTCTCGGCATCATCCACGTGGCATGTATGGTGCAGAGGAATTTAACATTATTCATATATCTCATCAAGTTCGATGCTGTCCCTCAGACCGATTAAAAATTCAAATTCCTGTGGAGTGATGATTGGCTTTTCAAACCTTCCAGCATCGTCATAAGCTATTCTCGGGCAGGCTGTGTTGACGTAAAATTCATAGGGAAGATTGTAAAGTTCCTCAGCAATCACATTGTTCATGTAGATGATATGAACTTTCAGTCCCTTTTCTCTGCCCAGAGATTTTAACCTCTTGGCCAGTTCAATCCTTTTCTGGCCCGGTTTAGAGGAGACTATTATTCCGGCTTTTTCCGCTCCAACGCATTTTGAAACGATGAAGTACCTTTTTTTCACAAAATCACGAGCAGACACTACTCTAAGTTCTCCGGTCAGTGGATTGAAGGCATAAACCTTCTTTCCAGAGTACATTGCCGCTCCAATGGCGTGGAAAAGCCCGTCACCTATAAATAAAACAGCATCCGCCTGACCGTTCTTAAGGACTGAGTAATTGCAACCAAGGACCTGGCCTCTGTACTTCACCCTACCCCGCCCCTCTCCGATCTCTACCTCGTAACCTTGCATTTCTAGCCATTCAGCTACCTTATCAAGCCTGTGAACGTATTGGGCAGTGGATATGAGCGCAACCTTTTTTTCAGGTATCTCAATATCGATTTTCGGATTGTAGTCGATAAAGTAGGGGACGTAAACAACCCTGTCGATGTGCAGTATCTGAGTGTGAGCAAAGTGGAGAAGGACATCAACCTCTTCAAGAAGCTTTAAATCAACATCACATGCGCCAAAACTCGTTTCGCCAGATATGATAACGTCAAAACCCTTATTTTCAAGAATGGAGGCAATCTCAAAGGCCTGTCTTTTCAGACCATCTGGAAGCTGTATGCCCACTCTTCTAACTCCCCTGAGGGTGTCGAATGGAATCCGGAATTTGACCATACTGGATGGGGGGACATTAGATTTATAAAATACTGTGTTGAGGTTGGGGTGTGAAGGACAGCGAGGTAAGGAGAATTGATGCCTATCTTGATAAGCTTAAGATAAAGGAAAGAGATGAGGAGGAGAGAAAGATATATGCTGAAGTACTGGATGGCAGGACGTTGAAAGTTCTGTACAAGCTCTCCAGCAGGGGATACATCACGGCCCTTGGGGGCGTGGTAAATACGGGAAAAGAGGCAAATGTGTTCTATGCTGATGGGGTTTTTAATGGAAAAGAGGTTGCAATGGCTGTAAAGATCTACAGGATTGAAACCA is a window from the Archaeoglobus neptunius genome containing:
- a CDS encoding segregation/condensation protein A, with amino-acid sequence MNREFEDPIEILIEMAKRGEIDPWNINVVDVTDRFLKRLETAKKLDLRVSGRVLLYAAILVRMKAEAITLEALGGEEEEEFDEFYFIDEPLEFPEYEFEYEGEFEDTILEVLASQRRRVRKITTLRDLIDELRRAEEVEKRRRRRRRAQKQDVNIDVALRVPHEESLEEMIARVEREVFDILRKRKAVTLFSLVRGWDVSMLVDYYVSILHLAFRRKVLINQEEFYGDVEIREWDE
- a CDS encoding phospholipase C/P1 nuclease family protein codes for the protein MDDDGGVKYAQSTHMLIAEEVGKYMGLNGESLSRFKLGSKLPDEEDSDWWPPGCPDRLCNHIYDPVVTFGRAPRSCNEKVESAINYARNGNYLDAYLDLGKASHYMTDVGNPYHANRKPLGK
- the scpB gene encoding SMC-Scp complex subunit ScpB, whose translation is MELKKIVEAILFSSSEPVKLTELSKITGKDKDEVLNAVNMLIEEYSSRDTSVEVIKVGDSYLMRIKPQYADYVEKFTVREFDRGTLRTLAVIAVKQPITLAKVARIRGNKCYDHVKKLVERGLVKAEKKGRSTILTTTEEFAIYFGLESSDPEKIKEALRKYFEGDEKP
- a CDS encoding DUF2250 domain-containing protein; translation: MDPVCLYILAHLHRAKVDYAKSISKMVAVPQKEIEKRLNELEKAGLVQKVTGSAIKRSEAKFKLSYEVHKHHTYYTLTRDGSHILRDLKNSLEKYFSEISGFSFAFTLLTILYRSGCEHAGMLAKLVSADKNDVKEAIRRLEDAGLISECKSKIIKRKNRKTKAKKETRTHHTYYTTSRLMDMILRHLS
- a CDS encoding RuBisCO large subunit C-terminal-like domain-containing protein: MQLGVRLRFQKFEHPESNPEALPEGIDPEEYIIGTYYMSFPKGMNPFEITQVLALEQSTGTWLPVPGETPEVRKKHVAKVIGVYELPDYEIMVPQEVDWRNYIVQIAFPWRNMGSRLSMLFSTVVGNISMAPKLKLLDLRFPEAFVKGFGGPKFGIEGVRGVLGVKNRPLLNNMIKPDVYSPPDLGAKLAYEVARGGVDIIKDDELLSNPDFNTIEERVPKFMEAIDKANEEKGEKTLYAVNVTADLPEVLENAERAIELGANCLLVNYLATGFPVLRVLAEDESIKVPIMAHMDVAGAFYVSPISGVRSTLILGKLPRLAGADIVVYPAPYGKAPMMEEKYIEVAKQHRYPFYHIKPCFPMPSGGIAPIMVPKLVNTLGKDVVVAAGGGIHAHPDGPAAGAKAFRAAIDAAMQGYADLRKYAEENNIPELLKALQL
- a CDS encoding saccharopine dehydrogenase family protein, with translation MRCVVLGCGTVGSTAAMILAKSGIFSDIYLGDANIDAAKRAANMCNLGDEHVFQCNASDVDGVVKLIRDFDVVLNCIGPFYEYGPKLLKAAIKAGVNYVDICDDYDATVEQLKMDEEAKRIGVKAVIGMGSSPGLANLLAKYAAQQLLDEVEAIDIYHAHGGEPTEGAAVVKHRIHSMEMDIPVFLDGEFRTVKLFEESGRALEEEFEFPVIGKYWVYAYPHPETITLPRYIKVKRVTNLGLVLPPEYAELIKTLVRIGMTSSPSLKIGDVEVDPLEFAVAFILHKRGELLKKAGLTEPVGCVTVAARGKKNGKTVRYYFSLASKGMGMGEGTGIPAAIGALLMGMGRVNGEGVMPPEACIDPMDALQLAQRILQTVGVDRIPLITEIEDEAGRREIDYREVFPQLG
- the trxB gene encoding thioredoxin-disulfide reductase; protein product: MYDVAIIGGGPAGLTAALYSARYGLKTVFFETVDPVSQLSLAAKIENYPGFEGNGMELLEKMKEQAVNAGAEWKMEKVEKVEKTGDTFTVITESGEYEARSIIVATGGKHREAGIEGENAFIGRGVSYCATCDGNFFRGKKVIVYGSGKEAIEDAIYLHDIGCEVVVISRTPSLRAEKALIDELEKRQIKVLTSTTIRKIIGPGKVEKVLVYSREEKEEYEIEADGLFIAIGMRPATDVVAELGVERDHMGYIRVDKEQRTNIKGVFAAGDCCDNPLKQVVTACGDGAVAASSAYRYLTEGLDF
- a CDS encoding LUD domain-containing protein; protein product: MDDAEKLIAMNKAFKILRERQRRNLEKYPEIKEIAKKIRVVREKSVGNEELLEKTVENLKRRGFTVKRAEDRVEALSIISELLEGEKVIVKSKSNLSKEIGLREELEKLGFDVVETDVGDRLIQILNEHPSHPTGPAVHLSVKLISEKLSEYFGFPIPPDAGRIVELLREDIQRHVKIANVGITGANAITKEGAAVLLHNEGNIFEVMHRPKRWIILAGIEKVYPSVEDAIMAAKLQSFYATGEILPSFVEIVSGTAKTADIEKKLLKSGSPEEVILILIDNGRSRIANSEFREVLYCLGCGNCVANCPSHSVHGKKFTGGRFALIDALYGRKDVLKLCLSCRRCKKNCPMEIDIPKMISSLRDGNEIVNFLISHAIWLNERIKLEILKYLLK
- the dph2 gene encoding diphthamide biosynthesis enzyme Dph2 — protein: MVKFRIPFDTLRGVRRVGIQLPDGLKRQAFEIASILENKGFDVIISGETSFGACDVDLKLLEEVDVLLHFAHTQILHIDRVVYVPYFIDYNPKIDIEIPEKKVALISTAQYVHRLDKVAEWLEMQGYEVEIGEGRGRVKYRGQVLGCNYSVLKNGQADAVLFIGDGLFHAIGAAMYSGKKVYAFNPLTGELRVVSARDFVKKRYFIVSKCVGAEKAGIIVSSKPGQKRIELAKRLKSLGREKGLKVHIIYMNNVIAEELYNLPYEFYVNTACPRIAYDDAGRFEKPIITPQEFEFLIGLRDSIELDEIYE